From the Deltaproteobacteria bacterium genome, the window AACCGTTTCCGGCCGAGACCTCCCGGCCTACCTCCTGGCCCAGGCCCTGTCCGCCTCACCGCAGGCCGGACCTTCGGGACACACGGCCCAGCCCCCGGGTGATCCGGCTCCAACTCCCAGAACCGACTCCACATGGACCGAGACCGAGCGGGACATGATCCTGGAGGCCATGGTCCGGGCCAAGGGCCGCCGGGGCGAGGCCGCCAAGGCCCTGGGCTGGGCCAGGAGCACCCTGTGGCGCAAAATGCGGGAGCATGGGCTGAGCGCGCCATGAGCCGCAAGATCCTCATCCCCCTCTTCGGCAACGAGGTCGCCCCCCGGTTCGATTTGGCCACCGACGTCATGCTCGTCCTTGTCACCTCCAAGCCGGACAAACCGGCCTGCTGGGAATCGCGCATCGTGGTTTTGCCCGGGCCATCGGCCGACGAACTCTGCCGGCTCATCCTGAACGAGGACGTTCAGACCGTGGTCTGCGCAGGCATCGAGGACGAATACTTCCAGTTTCTGACCTGGAAGGGGGTCACGGTCGTGGATGAGGTCATGGGCCCTGTGGACAGGGTCGTGACCGCCCTGGCCAACGATGCCCTCGACCGGGGCACGGACTTTTACGGCCCATCAAATGTTTTGTAATGTCCTTTTTTGATTTTTGTCGAATTTTTTTTTGTTGTATT encodes:
- a CDS encoding dinitrogenase iron-molybdenum cofactor biosynthesis protein, whose protein sequence is MSRKILIPLFGNEVAPRFDLATDVMLVLVTSKPDKPACWESRIVVLPGPSADELCRLILNEDVQTVVCAGIEDEYFQFLTWKGVTVVDEVMGPVDRVVTALANDALDRGTDFYGPSNVL